Genomic segment of Ictalurus furcatus strain D&B chromosome 9, Billie_1.0, whole genome shotgun sequence:
AACGATGTCGTCATCGGCTAAAAGATGTGTGgaggttactttacttcctgaataAGTGTGGAAGCGAGTACGAGCTGTGTTCACATTCATTGGAATCACTGCTCAGTTCCGTTGCAGCCGAACTTagaccacctcctacaggtagtCTTGGGTTTGGGACCGTGGTGTGTTTCCCGGTTCGCATGACAGCTTTCgctttaccatttttttcatgcaaaccgTGCTCTGTTTCGGACTAAACTGCCAGTTTCGTAGTTTCTAGAAGTATAAAAAGGAATGGCTTTGTAAAAACCTGCCACATGTAAAATATTCTGCCCTGTGATTTTTGGAAACCAGACAtgcaaatgacaaaaatgtcattaaGCCAACTTTATCATGAAAATAATGGCATAACCGTTCTATATCAGTTCTAAATAGGTAAAGCAATTTTGCAACAAATGTACCATTATCATCCTCTCTGATGTCCTCCCTCTACGACATCCATTGGGTTTGCACAGGGGCTTGTACCAAGAATTCTGTCTAACAAATCATAGAGAGGCTGACTTGACATCAGCTGACTGTCCTCTAGATCTCAGATTATCTTGTGACCATATATTtctgctgtaattttttttcaatttaatcaGGCACTGTAAAGCGGTGCGGGTAAGTGAGCCTGGAGTAATTTGTGATCGCAGTGCATGTTTTAGTGAACTATACTGTAAGCTGAAAGTGGTACTGTAAGCTTTAAAAGGGCCAAAAATCTTATGCCAAAAATCCAGGCAAATCGTACTCAGACCCCTGAAAAGGACCAAGTGTGACAACACCTTTTAAAGCATGAAACGAACCACTTTGTTTTCTTAAGATGCAAATCCAGTGGACCACATACCGAACCATACAGAGGCCATCTCTAGAGGTGATCTGAGTACCGTTTGCTTGTGGACTGTTTTAGAGGAGTTTCTCGTGTTCATATTTGCACAGAAAACTCAGTCATCACACAGAGTGGTGTTCACACCTGGCTTTTAATGTGCGTCCTGGATGATCTGATAAGTGGACAGCACTAAGTACAGGTGTGAACGCGGTCTAGTGTGTCTCAGAGAAACATTGTGATCTGATCACTCAAAACACTTTTAAATGTGGTCTGGGATGCATATGGCCACATCACATTTGTAGTGTGAATGCAAAAGCATGCCACACAGCAACAAATGACTGCCCTGGCTGGAAAATATGTCATCATTACAACAGCAGAGTTTAAAGTAGCTGCTTTGCATAACTTCCTTTGACGTCTAATCTCccattcatttatacatttcattAGCAGACCCCGCGCTTGAAACTTTTCAGACATTTCTGCCTGAAAACATATGCAGAGGAAGTCTGATGTAATAAATGTGTGCGACAGCTTTCCTCCAGCAGAAAAGATGTATACAATCTGATCACAATTAAATACTGGAGGTGCATTCAAAATACCAGGTGTATATGACTGAGTTTTGGTTGTCATATACACAACCttgaaacattcattcatttggcaGACCTTTGAGATCTGTTCAGTTAGATTAGAAACAGGGTTGTGCCCCACAGCTATGTAATGTCTCTCATCAACGGCCATCTTGACATTTTTCTCTTGTGTAGGCTTGTAGTAATGAGAGTCAGAAGTATTACAGgtgctcctttaaaaaaatgaatgtagGATTTGTAACctggtgaaaataaattataatcacATTTGCAGATCGTTTCAATAAACTGATGGCATGCTAAATTATTTCTTTCCAGACAAAGGTCTTTGGAGTGGCTTTAGAAAGTCTATCACATTGTCATGTGCTAGACTATGGAGATCTACCCTGGTAAGatggtttattttgtttaaaatcgTTGTACTTGGTttactttaagttttctgaccaTTGATCGTTTCCAGATTTGCAGTTGCAACCCAGTTAACCAGTttgcttttaatttttaaaatcaatcagaggtTTAGAACTATATTAAAGTCTGTAGTAAAAGTACCACATGTGCAAAATAATAGTGTTTTATACAACAGTGCTAACATCTGTCTCCTCATTCAGCTTCCTAGTGGATGCCTGTACATTCCTTCTGGGCCATTTGGACACAGAGGGCCTGTTTAGAAAATCAGGTTCTATTGTTCGAGTGAAGGCGCTTAGGGTGGGTGACCTGTCTTGACTTTTTTTGATTTCCCATTCAGAGGCCTTGACTGCGATTTCGTGTTAAACAGTGCCTGCGTTGTTCTGACTCTGTAGGTGAAGTTGGATAAGGCAGAAGAGTGCCTGTCCACTGCGCTGCCATCGGATATAGCCGGACTCCTGAAGCAGTTCTTCAGGGAACTGCCTGAGCCTCTTGTAGCCACAGACCTACAGAGCAGCTTTCTAAAAGCCCAGGAGCTGCCAACTTCGGAGGAGAGGACCTCAGCAACCCTCCTGCTGTCCTGTGTGCTGGCACATGAGAATTTAAGCATTCTACGCTACTTCTGCAGCTTCCTGAAAATGGTTTCTCAGAGGTGAGCTAAAAATGTCTGTATGACTTCACCACTCATTGTCATTATTCTTGTGTGATTTAAAGATGTCATGATTTAGTGCCCATGTCTAGGGCTCTGATTTATCATGTCTAGTTACAACACGTGTGTGGAGATTAATTTCTTCATGGCTCATGCATGTTGATGAGGGAAGAGGAGTTTGGGCAGTAGCTGTGTTATAGATTGCCATTTAATTGGTGTTTAGCTAAGAGAGATTTTTAAAACCCCATTTTCAGCATTCCTTGTTTTTAGGAGCAATCATTTTTAGGAGCACTCCTAATTACACAAATTTATATGCACAGTCAAAAACCTAAATTTCAACCGTACTCCTAAATTTTTTAGCGATCGTAACATTAACGTACCACAATATAATGCACGAGtaagcatgagaaaacttgagcttgtcaattatgacaatttaggaacatagtgtgagccatgacaaatgaatttaccttctgataaactaaatgtaatattttcagttaattttacagactgtatgcaaaaaaaaaatcgttaaCATGTtctaccttgtaaacaaatacaaaaaacctcaatgttcagtttttgaagtctgctcctcttaaatatatttaaagctacactattagacattttcccaATTCtcaaaccgctctgtgtatattctgtatatatctgaataatctcatataggatgtgattgggtgaatTCATTCCCCTGCCAGACGCAAAGCGCTTCAGTTTAATGGTGTTCtttactgatgctccgatcaggatttttacagccaatACCGATTTCTTGTCATGTTGATCGactgaaaccgatccagataccaatcttcttttgtttaagctttaatcaggaggtctatcatgaacagttaaatgtaaactCTCTGCTCTTGGTCActgttaatgaattaaaataatagcaatgacaaaaactgttggttaattgataaataaacaagcataaaatatttatttttaaacattagagtcctaattaaaattATGTTCCACAGAGgacagggctctacagtgcgaccatttcactcgcatttgcgactgaaaagtactttgtgcgactgtgaataaatatttaggcTCATCGGGGCGAGTCGCCTGTTCGGAGtagtataatacaatcggaataaaaacttcaggaagtccaaaatgagcaacagttacttttaCACTGATTTTCATCAGCACAGTTAAAcgaacaagtgtgcaaatactgcaaagaagccattatgatgacaagagtaacactgtacatcatctgcttcaacttgccgatctcacaaaccgccatcttttattgatcacgcaaaatgacctgaacctctACTTTTACTAAGAATTTTATTTGCAGTTCTTCAGCtaagtttaattaaaaattttttttgcataattaaGTGAAAGGAACAATTCACCTGACTATGGTATGTATAGAGAATAAGGACTGCAATCAGTCTCTCCTTTGTCACAGATCTGCTGAAAACAAGATGGACAGCAGCAATCTTTCGGTCATTTTCGCCCCAAACCTCTTTCACTGGGGGGACGGAACAGAGAAAGTGAACGCCAGCACAGAGAAAAGACTAAAGCTTCAAGCTGCTGTGGTGCAGTGCCTCATTGATAACTCTCAGGATCTAGGTATTTAATTCATTACTACTAATTAAGATGAAGAAGAATCTTTAGCAAAAGGAATCTACTGTTTTATTATCTACAGTATAGCTTAAATCCACAGTTCAGTCCTAAATTATATAAAGTTCAATTGTGTTCTGAATGAgtttgtgctctttttttttttttttgttttttttgttttttttttttaaggtgtgGTACCAGAGTTCCTTATGGCCAAAGTTCCAGCCATGCTAGGTTGTGGATCTGGAGTGTTTTCCCCTTCAGATGCTGCGGAGGAGGGAATCACACCATCGGGTGTAAAGAGATGCAGGCGCAGTATTGGAGGTAAGAGCTTGATGTGTGAAAGAACAGTGGTCATAGTTCCCATAACCCCACTGTTTGAATGTAAACTACTGCTTGTGAGTTTGTAACATGACATACAATGGAACAGAGGCCTGTCTTAGCTAGGTGTTTTAAACATAGGCCTTCACAGATGAGTGATTTTGTCTTGCATTCCAGATATGGTAAATGGAGCTCTGACTAGGTTAAAAAGTAGTAGAACTCCTTCAGATACACCTCAGCCTGATGGAACAGGTGGGTATGCAGTATGCTCGGGTTAGGCTTTGCTGCATGTCCGTTGAAtgcataaatgttattttaccTCAGTAGCTAAGCTACAACACATGTGTTCAGGGCAAATGTTTCTCAACCTAGTCCCTAGTGGACCACAGTGTAGATGTTGACAGCATTTGGAATGGTGAAATGGCTACGGTTCAACGGCACCCACAAATTTCTAATTCTAAACCAGCACAATTTCTGTAGCACATCCTCTGCTGTGTTATCCAATCACTTGCATTTGTGTAAATTAGCTGAAAGCAGCTTGTAAGCCTAGAGACCAGCTTCATGGCTAGAGGCCAGAAAAGGGAGAGTTTACAcagatttttgtattttttttaattgactttAAACCCTCTGGTCTAAATAAGGAAGAGCAGACTTGtacaaaaacagacaaatggACAAAGAAGTATGAGTTTATCTTTCCTGCTTCAAGTCCAAAACTGATCTCATCTGTTCATACTGGTGATGTGAAACACCAGGACCACTTCTCATTTtagtcttatttatagccatgaacAAATGGTTAAACATTGGAAGTTAAGTGTTGTTACTTTTCAGTGACATTTATCCAGATGTTTGTTAGGAAAGAATTTTATGAAACAGGACCTTCacaaattttagttgaatacccTTACActgtccaatttttttttcttttttctttcccagcATTTAATAAACAGGATTTTGAGTGATTGAGTGTATTGCGTTGCTTCATTCAGCTGTGTTGGGAGTGGAATAAAGCAAAGTGCAGCTTGTGGGGCTCTGAGGAATAGGCTGGGAAACAATGATTTGGATTTAGTAAAGTGTTTCTTATAATCTGCTTGCtgcggcttttaaaaaaaaaaatgcaaaacacaaCTTTTGCTGTACATAATTACTTGGGTTGGAAGTTTTGTTAAAGATTTTCAGTCTTTATTTCTGGTGTAGACATGCTTGCTCTGCTACATAAAATAAAGGGCTAGTTCTTAGCTTGCCTGCTTGGTCTTGCTTGGGAACTGTCTTAAAGACTGAGAATGCATAGcatcttttattaaataaagatggATTTCCTTCAGATGCCTCTTGTCTGAATGTGCCTTGCTTATTCCTTGCCTTCTTTTGCTGTATGATTTTTccaaacattttaaagattttcCTTAATTGTTTGTATTCAGTTTATCCAGTGCCTTTCTAACAGccactgtgttttgtgtttctcaATTACCCGTCCATTACACATGCGGTTGTTATTAGGAACAAAAAGGTCTATACTCggtatacactgatcagccataacattaaaaccacctgcctgatATTGTGCAGGTCCCctttgtgctgccaaaacagctctgacccatcgaggcatggactccacaagacctctcaAGGTGTTCtctggtatctggcaccaagatgttagtaGCAGGTCCTTTTAAGTTCTGTAAGTTGCGAGGCAGGGTCTCCAGAGATTGGACTTGTTTTGTTCAGCACATCTCACAGATGCTCTATTGGATTGAGAtgtggggaatttggaggccaagtcaatacCCTGAACTCggtcattttcctcaaaccattcctaaacaatgtttaggtaggtggtacatttcaaagtaacatccaaatgaatgccaggacccaaggtttcccagcagatcATTGCCCAGATCATCACACagcctctgccggcttgccttcttcccatagtgcatcctggtgcaaTCTCTTATCCGGGCAGTCCAGAAGaactagccttcgctccccaagcacatcagtgagccttgggcacccatgaccctgttgccagttcaccagttgtccttccttggaccacttttgatgggtactaaccact
This window contains:
- the arhgap11a gene encoding rho GTPase-activating protein 11A isoform X3; this encodes MKTAERNVVRLAVVQHLRATFAIKTKNWNKCKSNKSPSGSATKVFGVALESLSHCHVLDYGDLPCFLVDACTFLLGHLDTEGLFRKSGSIVRVKALRVKLDKAEECLSTALPSDIAGLLKQFFRELPEPLVATDLQSSFLKAQELPTSEERTSATLLLSCVLAHENLSILRYFCSFLKMVSQRSAENKMDSSNLSVIFAPNLFHWGDGTEKVNASTEKRLKLQAAVVQCLIDNSQDLGVVPEFLMAKVPAMLGCGSGVFSPSDAAEEGITPSGVKRCRRSIGDMVNGALTRLKSSRTPSDTPQPDGTVISAGTPVVGTPKRKLPLESGHSYGLSNKKRRSIKNLGLDLLPNAFFGGISTPGSVHSASGALDSCGSPSIGKSSRLTVSSARRKSKRLSHRKVNRVESGKAGCFSPRVAKKETRKSLRLRFSFGKTGRDCSVISNSLPVPKGSEVIGWRLATQESVTGFHFKDAAFSPAILTNNTSQE